The Zygosaccharomyces rouxii strain CBS732 chromosome G complete sequence genome contains a region encoding:
- a CDS encoding uncharacterized protein (conserved hypothetical protein): MFSSILNKCVKPTLFTGTRSLFGNHGVRQANQTFLSIRNENELANTLIASGKTPIILNFTVRNNAICDKLTGALDRIVMFETDKKINSVDVETDFAETMDFLVRFTVKDIPSLVAVRRGFPVDWYAPDDLRTRDVDWINLKEWIERNADDR; this comes from the coding sequence ATGTTCTCGTCAATCTTGAACAAGTGTGTAAAACCAACTTTATTCACTGGAACTAGATCTCTCTTTGGCAACCATGGTGTTAGACAAGCAAATCAAACGTTTCTGTCCATTAGAAACGAGAATGAATTAGCCAATACGTTAATTGCCAGTGGTAAGACTCCgataattttaaatttcaCCGTTCGTAACAACGCGATATGCGACAAATTGACGGGAGCGTTGGATCGTATAGTGATGTTCGAAACTGATAAGAAAATCAATTCAGTCGACGTGGAGACAGATTTTGCTGAAACTATGGATTTCCTGGTGAGATTCACGGTTAAGGACATACCATCACTGGTAGCAGTCAGGAGAGGTTTCCCGGTAGATTGGTATGCGCCCGACGACTTGAGAACGAGAGATGTTGattggataaatctgaAGGAATggattgaaagaaatgcTGATGATCGATAA
- a CDS encoding uncharacterized protein (no similarity), protein MMLRRSKPSTKKRHSMFLDMKPRLSNTRDGEEEVSKYMYQTKNKSLDNIGEYVPEVTPRPKIHHKSRLKRSSVMLDNALVRDYNLAVNHFEKKESNRKSVVIPSPDSNNSLSSQNSKVSSLFSSSSTLSIRDYLCEEIETETETESASPVKNCKRLFNVGGQLDCNDSYDDDDIYDLPLQTAYCRTSLEFD, encoded by the coding sequence ATGATGTTGAGACGCTCGAAACCATCAACTAAAAAAAGACATTCCATGTTTCTTGATATGAAACCACGTCTTTCCAATACTCgagatggtgaagaagaagttagCAAGTATATGTACCAGACTAAGAACAAATCTTTGGATAACATAGGTGAGTACGTGCCCGAAGTTACTCCAAGACCGAAAATTCACCACAAGTCTCGTTTGAAGAGAAGTAGTGTCATGCTAGATAATGCGCTGGTTAGAGATTATAATTTAGCGGTTAACCATTTCGAGAAAAAGGAATCAAATAGAAAGTCAGTCGTAATACCATCGCCGGATTCAAACAATTCGTTATCGTCGCAGAATAGTAAAGTTTCATCACTTTTCTCTTCGTCAAGTACACTGTCAATTCGTGATTATCTTtgtgaagaaattgagaCTGAAACTGAAACTGAATCTGCGAGTCCCGTTAAAAACTGTAAAAGACTGTTTAACGTTGGTGGGCAACTGGATTGTAATGATTCgtatgatgatgatgatatttaTGATTTACCCTTACAAACTGCATACTGCCGTACAAGTTTAGAATTCGATTAA
- the ALG14 gene encoding N-acetylglucosaminyldiphosphodolichol N-acetylglucosaminyltransferase anchoring subunit ALG14 (similar to uniprot|P38242 Saccharomyces cerevisiae YBR070C ALG14 Essential protein required for the second step of dolichyl-linked oligosaccharide synthesis; involved in N-linked glycosylation; similar to bacterial glycosyltransferases), which produces MDIGMGVNESHLNSSMDASAIVGIGLLVYTFYVFRLVRSLPWLRLHNASSRSNSFTKNGPLQIFVFLGSGGHTGEMLRILENYAPTLMNNGCTIHVGYSDNASKLKFESFAKSSIDKKSGSIHAVKYYEFGKAREVNASIFESIGTVIATLYTSLLHVLTIRASLRSKPHLILLNGPGTCCILALWFKIWEILDFTTSDSSNMVYVESLARINTLSLTGKILYYLSDMFVVQWPQLSEKYPRAKSFGVLT; this is translated from the coding sequence ATGGATATCGGTATGGGAGTAAACGAAAGTCATCTCAATTCAAGCATGGACGCGTCAGCCATTGTAGGAATCGGACTGCTAGTCTACACGTTTTACGTGTTTAGACTAGTTAGATCATTGCCATGGTTAAGATTGCATAATGCATCATCACGCAGCAATTCTTTTACGAAGAATGGACCACTGCAAATATTCGTGTTTCTTGGATCTGGTGGACACACTGGTGAAATGTTACgcattttggaaaactaCGCACCAACACTTATGAACAATGGGTGTACCATTCATGTCGGTTACTCCGATAATGCTTCCAAGCttaaatttgaatcatTTGCCAAAAGTAGTATCGATAAAAAAAGTGGCAGTATTCATGCAGTGAAATACTACGAATTTGGCAAGGCAAGAGAGGTTAATGCAAGCATTTTCGAGTCCATTGGGACCGTCATTGCAACGCTTTACACCTCACTATTGCATGTGCTAACGATTCGCGCATCTTTGAGGAGTAAACCTCATCTGATACTGCTAAACGGTCCCGGTACATGCTGTATTCTAGCATTGTGGTTCAAGATATGGGAAATTTTGGACTTCACCACTAGCGATTCTTCCAACATGGTCTACGTAGAGTCGTTGGCAAGGATCAATACGCTGTCGCTGACCGGTAAAATACTCTACTACCTGAGCGACATGTTCGTTGTGCAATGGCCACAACTCTCGGAAAAATACCCGAGAGCTAAATCGTTTGGTGTACTTACGTAG
- a CDS encoding uncharacterized protein (similar to uniprot|P41815 Saccharomyces cerevisiae YDR046C BAP3 Amino acid permease involved in the uptake of cysteine leucine isoleucine and valine), with protein sequence MEMASSFHSEKRSFDSKHRLGSNTPVSEETQINDYKGTVENLSDSPVEVSNIQTEGIDGPPKQGFFQRGILGRVVDSYRRADIPGQDDPEGDMVSNAGLKQALKTRHVAMMSLGTGIGTGLLIANGKGLSNAGPAPLLIGYGLVSVNTYFMVQAAGELAVAFPTIPGSFNAYTSQLVSRPFGFATTWLFFVQWLTMFPMELIAMTFAVRFWTTRVDADVFVLIFFVFLFIVHFIGVEAYGETEFFLNLFKVLMVIGFVIFAICVAAGGAGDSGYIGAKYWHDPGAFVSHTAEGRFKGVCYVLVSAYFSYGGTELFVLSVNEQENPRKTIPTATKTTIYRIIFIYLLTMVLVGFTVPNNHPRLMGSPYAKEGVQSVSPYVLAASYHHVRVLPHFINAVVMLALVSMSNSAMYAAPRLICSLAQQGYCPKYFDYIDRRGRPTRALVLCFIIGVIAFASSSEKRETIFSWLSAIAGLSELFTWSSIMLSHVRFRAAIKVQGKDINELGYKSNTGVWGSAYGVFFSLLVFAAQFWVALSAPNSGGKCSASDFFQSYLALPIWLTFYVGFMLWTRDFTFLIPLNKVDLDSYRRYYDPELLRQEDEEHKQAMKSASIWIKLHSFFC encoded by the coding sequence atGGAGATGGCGTCATCATTCCATAGTGAGAAGCGGTCGTTTGACAGTAAGCATAGATTAGGCAGTAATACGCCTGTTTCTGAGGAGACTCAAATTAATGATTACAAGGGAACAGTGGAAAACTTGAGTGATAGTCCTGTGGAAGTTTCTAACATCCAAACTGAAGGTATCGATGGCCCACCAAAACAAGGATTTTTCCAGAGAGGTATTCTAGGTAGAGTTGTGGATTCATACAGAAGAGCAGACATACCAGGTCAAGATGATCCTGAAGGTGACATGGTTTCCAATGCTGGTCTTAAGCAAGCCTTAAAGACCAGACATGTTGCAATGATGTCTTTGGGTACCGGTATCGGTACTGGTCTTTTGATTGCTAATGGTAAGGGTCTTTCAAATGCTGGACCTGCTCCATTGCTTATTGGTTATGGTTTGGTTAGTGTCAACACATATTTCATGGTGCAAGCCGCTGGTGAATTGGCTGTTGCATTTCCTACAATCCCTGGTTCTTTCAATGCTTATACTTCCCAACTTGTGTCCAGACCATTCGGTTTTGCAACTACTTGGTTATTTTTCGTACAATGGTTAACTATGTTCCCCATGGAATTGATTGCAATGACGTTCGCGGTTAGATTTTGGACTACAAGGGTCGATGCAGATGTATTCGTGTTAATTTTCTTCGTGTTTCTTTTCATAGTTCATTTTATCGGTGTGGAAGCTTATGGTGAAACAGAATTTTTCCTCAATCTGTTCAAAGTTCTCATGGTTATTGGATTTGTCATCTTTGCCATTTGTGTAGCTGCaggtggtgctggtgatTCTGGTTATATTGGTGCCAAATACTGGCATGACCCAGGTGCATTCGTAAGTCATACTGCAGAAGGGCGATTTAAAGGTGTTTGTTACGTTTTGGTATCTGCATATTTCTCCTATGGTGGTACTGAATTGTTTGTTCTTTCCGTTAATGAACAAGAGAACCCTAGAAAGACAATACCAACTGCAACGAAGACAACGATTTACAgaattattttcatttacCTTTTGACAATGGTCTTGGTTGGTTTCACTGTTCCAAACAATCATCCAAGATTGATGGGTTCTCCATATGCTAAGGAAGGTGTTCAATCTGTCTCTCCTTACGTGTTAGCTGCTTCTTATCATCACGTTAGAGTTTTACCAcatttcatcaatgctGTCGTCATGTTGGCTCTTGTTTCCATGTCAAATTCTGCCATGTACGCAGCACCACGTCTAATATGTTCATTGGCCCAACAAGGTTACTGtccaaaatattttgattaTATTGATAGAAGAGGTAGACCAACTCGTGCACTAGTTCTTTGCTTTATTATTGGTGTTATTGCATTTGCTTCAAGCAGTGAGAAGAGGGAGACTATTTTCAGTTGGTTAAGTGCCATTGCAGGTTTAAGTGAATTGTTCACTTGGAGTTCAATTATGTTATCCCACGTTCGTTTCAGAGCTGCAATTAAGGTTCAAGGTAAAGATATCAATGAATTGGGTTACAAGTCCAACACTGGTGTTTGGGGGTCTGCCTATGGTGTCTTCTTTTCACTATTAGTTTTCGCAGCTCAATTCTGGGTTGCTCTGTCTGCACCAAatagtggtggtaaatGTAGCGCTAGtgatttcttccaaagttaCTTGGCCCTGCCAATTTGGTTGACATTTTACGTCGGTTTCATGCTTTGGACCAGAGATTTCACTTTCCTAATTCCATTGAATAAAGTCGATTTGGATTCCTATAGGCGTTATTACGACCCTGAACTTCTAAgacaagaagatgaagaacaCAAGCAAGCAATGAAGAGTGCATCCATTTGGATTAAACTACATTCATTCTTCTGCTGA
- the MRPS35 gene encoding mitochondrial 37S ribosomal protein mS45 (highly similar to uniprot|P53292 Saccharomyces cerevisiae YGR165W MRPS35 Mitochondrial ribosomal protein of the small subunit): MFPIHGSATTAGSSVVVYQQVRNLSRRKIAYPFYPFKRLGREHPKKHDTNLKSGMRQFLGPRNYKGEYVMNKYFQVPSNHQPNYIKPDLERGQSLIHPITGETVVQKYDGSFGEVEENRRLKNMPEKRLLQPFPGNRNCLTNHVISEDLKMRIYNEIQVEGLSTQQVSQNYGLKIPRVEAIVKLMEIEKKWEKHNRITPELEVMSSTLYKMFPVFEPESKLARENLSEIPVPQRALSSRFLTIAESEPFGPVDAAKVLELEPAAQTLEKMGSIGEHAENHNQQKGPSNRVVYGEVRKGDRSVFKFTESRVGKVGHRYGAGIRDNKKDRKIGFNEVGQMVYI, from the exons ATGTTTCCAATTCACGGTTCTGCTACCACTGCTGGTTCTTCAGTGGTTGTCTATCAGCAAGTGAGGAACCTTTCGAGAAGGAAAATTGCATACCCATTTTATCCATTTAAAAGACTGGGCAGAGAACATCCAAAGAAACATGATACTAATTTAAAGAGTGGAATGAGGCAATTCCTCGGTCCACGAAATTACAAAGGTGAATACGTTATGAACAAGTATTTTCAAGTACCAAGTAATCACCAGCCCAATTATATCAAACCAGATTTAGAAAGAGGGCAAAGTCTCATTCATCCAATTACCGGAGAAACTGTTGTACAGAAATACGATGGATCCTTTggtgaagtggaagaaaaCCGTAGGCTGAAAAATATGCCAGAAAAAAGACTTTTACAACCTTTCCCAGGGAACAGAAATTGTCTTACGAACCATGTAATAAGTGAAGATCTCAAAATGAGGATTTATAACGAAATTCAGGTGGAAGGACTGTCGACACAACAGGTTTCTCAGAATTACGGATTAAAGATTCCAAGAGTAGAAGCCATTGTCAAGTTGATGGAGATCGAAAAGAAATGGGAGAAACAT AATCGCATAACTCCTGAGTTGGAAGTGATGTCATCAACTCTTTACAAGATGTTCCCAGTTTTTGAACCTGAATCAAAACTCGCTAGGGAGAACTTGAGTGAAATTCCTGTTCCACAAAGAGCACTATCATCAAGATTTTTAACGATCGCAGAATCCGAACCATTCGGTCCAGTTGATGCTGCCAAGGTTTTGGAGTTAGAGCCTGCAGCTCAAACCTTGGAAAAGATGGGATCTATCGGTGAGCATGCGGAAAATCACAACCAGCAGAAGGGTCCAAGCAATAGAGTAGTTTACGGTGAAGTTCGTAAAGGTGACAGATctgttttcaaatttacGGAATCGCGTGTAGGCAAGGTTGGTCACCGTTACGGTGCTGGTATTCGTGATAATAAGAAAGACCGTAAGATTGGGTTTAACGAAGTGGGACAGATGGTATACATATGA
- the DET1 gene encoding acid phosphatase DET1 (similar to uniprot|Q7LHX4 Saccharomyces cerevisiae YDR051C Hypothetical ORF), protein MNYQGKASRKPRLIVLIRHGESASNRDKSINEYTPNHMIPLTETGWSQARHAGAQLLRLLNIDDPKIVDNLGDKYHITCNSLPLEGYARLNKSLDTNVVFYTSPYKRTRQTLKGILDVFDEYNGLNSGVNLPDSQCYKPEIPRKAGVWAVEHPKTCRQARHYICYRVKDDPRIREQDFGNFQESHSMKELMQKRSTYGHFFFRFKEGESAADVYDRVANFQETLFRHFDKADRKPRDVVVLVTHGIYSRVFLMKWFRWTYEEFESFVNIPNGSMVVMELDESIDRYVLRTTLPKWTQGTGGLD, encoded by the coding sequence ATGAATTATCAAGGGAAAGCATCTAGAAAACCAAGATTAATAGTGCTAATACGCCATGGTGAAAGTGCGTCAAATAGAGACAAAAGCATCAATGAATATACACCCAACCATATGATTCCGCTTACTGAAACAGGTTGGTCGCAAGCTCGACATGCAGGTGCACAACTTCTACGTCTGTTAAACATCGATGATCCCAAGATTGTCGATAACCTGGGCGACAAATACCACATTACATGCAACTCGCTACCATTGGAGGGTTATGCGAGGCTGAACAAATCTCTCGATACAAACGTTGTTTTTTACACTTCTCCATACAAGAGAACTCGCCAGACGTTAAAGGGTATTCTGGATGTATTTGACGAGTACAACGGATTAAACAGTGGCGTAAATCTACCGGACAGCCAATGCTACAAGCCAGAAATTCCGAGAAAAGCAGGTGTGTGGGCAGTTGAGCACCCGAAAACGTGTAGACAGGCACGTCATTACATCTGTTACAGAGTAAAAGATGATCCGAGAATTAGGGAACAGgattttggtaattttcAAGAGAGTCACAGCATGAAGGAACTTATGCAGAAGAGATCGACTTATGgtcatttttttttccgcTTCAAAGAAGGCGAGAGTGCTGCCGATGTTTACGATCGTGTAgcaaattttcaagaaacCTTATTTCGTCACTTCGATAAAGCCGACAGGAAACCAAGAGATGTGGTTGTGCTCGTGACGCATGGTATTTATTCAAGAGTATTTCTCATGAAATGGTTCAGATGGACTTACGAAGAGTTTGAATCGTTTGTCAACATACCGAATGGCAGCATGGTTGTTATGGAATTGGACGAGTCGATCGACAGGTACGTTTTAAGAACGACTTTGCCCAAGTGGACTCAAGGAACCGGGGGGTTGGACTGA
- the MPS3 gene encoding Mps3p (weakly similar to uniprot|P47069 Saccharomyces cerevisiae YJL019W MPS3 Essential integral membrane protein required for spindle pole body duplication and for nuclear fusion localizes to the spindle pole body half bridge interacts with DnaJ-like chaperone Jem1p and with centrin homolog Cdc31p) — protein MDKDYSEDYLYNKSLSSAYRDLLMKQMGRQNNSMAVEGDGSEGDLEDMSNYEEYDVGLDQRNKDDNDPEDDSEYYRKFKKSLVLDDDEGVSEMDDAWLDDNSTVDGDYTDEADRSFYDGDHQTEEGVDNDDDDDDDEDDEDLEDDEEEYLEDEEEHMANRYSIRRLICWITLGMVLFFASPLASSGLKLLGSSTTPIAGTPTGTTSLQRQINHLYNELDHRDDRYKSDFDKTIKVVISQFEKNIKKLLPSNFNYLQTQLESLTNRVNNISIALSRSVYPQFSMDNVTEWQQQLVRELEAQLPQEIPVVVDNTSSVLVIPELHNYLTRLTSSLIENSHPLEQPLEYDLSLYVKEILANQFQYVDKDFFIKELNRKLQLNKQEIWQEMAGKFDQWKMENNPNNGVPQQYSTILLKKLINQIYNSNQHQWEDDLDFATFSQGTKLLNHLTSSTLKQGNGVNPMELLQESKYGPSTYWQCASPKGCSWAIRFKEPVYLTRLFYSHGRFRNNLQMMNSAPKTISVYVRLATGDASKKLLGLASSFKMGTRFAGDNQHILIGQYNYRLTDNRIRQPLPLPTWFIQLKPLVRSVVFQVDENHGNKQFTSLRKFIVNAVTQQDLQIMESNAFPLISNDPEYASSSTSAPQIEDKPRVAIAHDNDQGIPSFGQDELDE, from the coding sequence ATGGATAAAGACTATTCTGAAGATTATCTGTACAACAAGTCCCTTTCCTCTGCCTATAGGGATTTGCTAATGAAACAAATGGGACGTCAAAATAATTCGATGGCGGTTGAAGGTGATGGGTCTGAAGGGGATTTAGAAGACATGAGTAATTACGAGGAGTACGACGTTGGTTTAGATCAAAGGAATAAAGATGACAATGATCCAGAAGATGATAGTGAATACTATAGAAAATTTAAGAAATCGCTTGTacttgatgatgatgaaggaGTATCAGAGATGGATGATGCATGGCTTGATGATAACAGTACTGTTGATGGAGACTATACCGATGAGGCTGATAGAAGTTTTTACGATGGTGACCATCAGACTGAAGAAGGAGTAgataacgatgatgatgatgatgatgatgaagatgatgaagatctagaagatgatgaagaggaatatctggaagatgaagaggagcACATGGCTAATAGGTATAGCATACGGAGATTAATTTGTTGGATTACTTTGGGGATGGTGTTATTCTTTGCCAGTCCACTGGCAAGCTCAGGTTTAAAACTGCTGGGAAGTAGCACTACACCTATTGCGGGGACACCAACTGGTACAACTAGCTTACAAAGACAAATCAATCATCTATataatgaattggatcacAGAGATGACAGGTATAAAAGtgattttgataaaactATTAAAGTGGTAATATCCcaatttgagaagaatatcaagaaattgctaccttcaaattttaaCTATCTGCAAACTCAATTGGAATCTCTGACCAACAGAGTTAATAATATCAGCATAGCACTTTCACGAAGTGTATATCCCCAGTTTTCCATGGATAATGTCACTGAGTGGCAACAACAATTAGTACGTGAATTGGAAGCTCAGCTACCGCAAGAAATTCCTGTCGTAGTTGACAATACTTCATCAGTGCTTGTAATTCCTGAACTACACAACTATCTGACACGATTAACATCTAGTTTGATTGAAAATTCACATCCATTGGAACAGCCACTGGAGTATGATCTGAGTCTTTAcgtcaaagaaattttggcAAACCAATTCCAATATGTGGACAAGGATTTCTTTATCAAGGAATTGAACAGGAAACTACAACTGAATAAGCAAGAAATCTGGCAGGAGATGGCAGGTAAATTTGATCAGtggaaaatggaaaataatCCTAATAATGGAGTTCCCCAACAATATTCCAccattcttttgaaaaaactaaTTAATCAAATCTACAACAGTAACCAACACCAATGGGAGGATGATTTAGATTTTGCGACTTTCTCTCAAGGCACAAAACTATTGAATCACTTGACTTCATCTACTTTAAAACAAGGCAATGGAGTCAATCCAATGGAATTATTACAGGAATCTAAATACGGGCCTTCCACCTATTGGCAGTGTGCTAGTCCCAAAGGTTGCTCTTGGGCAATAAGGTTCAAAGAACCTGTTTATTTGACAAGATTGTTTTACTCGCACGGTCGTTTCAGAAacaatcttcaaatgatGAACTCCGCCCCCAAGACCATCTCCGTTTACGTAAGATTAGCCACTGGTGACGCTTCCAAAAAGTTGCTTGGACTCGCCTCTTCTTTTAAGATGGGTACAAGGTTCGCTGGTGATAACCAGCACATTCTAATCGGTCAATACAACTACAGACTCACAGATAATAGGATAAGACAACCACTGCCTCTACCGACCTGGTTCATCCAACTAAAACCTTTAGTGAGGTCTGTCGTTTTCCAGGTTGATGAAAACCATGGCAACAAACAATTTACCTCTTTACGCAAATTTATCGTCAATGCTGTAACACAACAGGATTTACAAATAATGGAATCCAATGCCTTTCCCTTAATATCTAATGATCCAGAGTACGCCTCGTCGTCAACTTCGGCGCCTCAAATCGAAGATAAGCCCCGTGTGGCTATTGCACATGACAATGACCAAGGTATCCCATCGTTTGGTCAAGACGAACTTGATGAATGA
- the TPI1 gene encoding triose-phosphate isomerase TPI1 (highly similar to uniprot|P00942 Saccharomyces cerevisiae YDR050C TPI1 induced under stress conditions triosephosphate isomerase) has product MARNFFIGGNFKLNGSKASIKEIVDRLNDSKLDPNAEVVICPPAPYLGYTVDLTKSPQVSVGAQNAYLKASGAFTGENSVDQIKDVGAKWVIIGHSERRQYFHEDDKLIAEKTAFAVGQGVGVILCIGETLEEKKAGTTLQVVERQLQAALETCNDWSKIVVAYEPVWAIGTGLAATAEDAQDIHHSIREFLAKKLGEKVASEIRILYGGSANGKNASSFKDKADVDGFLVGGASLKPEFVDIINSRL; this is encoded by the coding sequence ATGGCTAGAAACTTCTTCATTGGTGGTAACTTCAAATTGAACGGTAGCAAGGCTTCCATTAAGGAAATCGTCGACAGATTGAACGACTCCAAGTTGGACCCAAACGCTGAGGTCGTTATCTGCCCTCCAGCTCCTTACTTGGGCTACACCGTCGACCTAACCAAGTCCCCACAAGTCTCCGTCGGTGCTCAAAACGCTTACCTAAAGGCCAGCGGTGCCTTCACTGGTGAAAACTCCGTCGACCAAATCAAGGACGTCGGTGCCAAGTGGGTTATCATTGGTCACTCCGAAAGAAGACAATACTTCCACGAAGACGACAAATTGATCGCTGAAAAGACCGCTTTCGCCGTCGGCCAAGGTGTCGGTGTCATCTTGTGTATCGGtgaaactttggaagaaaagaaggcTGGTACCACTCTACAAGTCGTCGAAAGACAATTGCAAGCCGCTTTGGAAACCTGCAACGACTGGTCCAAGATCGTCGTTGCTTACGAACCAGTGTGGGCTATCGGTACCGGTCTAGCAGCTACCGCTGAAGACGCTCAAGACATCCACCACTCCATCAGAGAATTCTTGGCCAAGAAGTTGGGTGAAAAGGTTGCCTCTGAAATCAGAATCTTGTACGGTGGTTCCGCTAACGGTAAGAACGCTTCCTCTTTCAAGGACAAGGCTGACGTTGATGGATTCTTGGTCGGTGGTGCTTCTTTGAAGCCAGAATTCGTCGACATCATCAACTCTAGATTGTAA